The sequence ATAAATTTTTTCGATCGGATTGCCATATTCGCCCACAAGACATTGGAATATGGCTGAATGTTCTGAATCAACCGGAATGATTCTGGATCTTGAATTTTTTAAAAGCGATTGTATAAGTTCTCCCCCAACTACCAAAGTTTCTTTGTTTGCCAGTGCAATATGTTTATTCGATTTAATAGCTTGTATTGTAGGCTTTAATCCGGCATAACCAACCAATGCAATTATAACCTGATCGATGGTATCCATCTCAACAACCTGCGACAATGCTTCTTCGCCTGCATAAACTTTAATAAATAAGGGGTCAAGAGCATTAAAAACTTCTTTGTAGAGCCTATCATTGGCGATAACTACCACATTGGGTTTGTATCTGATGGCTTGCTCAATCAGTAATTTGGCATTGTTTTGTGCGGTAATTACTTCAAGTGAAAAATTATCAGGATAAGCATCAATTACTTCAAGAGTTTGGGTTCCGATAGAACCGGTTGAACCTAAAACGGCAATTCTTTTCTTCATTCAATTATTCGTTAAAGGTCATATAGTCGAGCGGGTTGACCGGAGATCCGCTGCGCCAGAGTTCAAAATGCAGATGCGGGCCTGTCGACAACTCACCTGACTCACCAATAATGGCAATGGGATCACCTGCTTTAACAAAACTGCCTACTTTTTTGAGTAAAACAGAATTATGTTTATAAAAAGAGATGTAGTTATTTTGATGTTGTATTGCTAGAACGTAGCCTGTTTCAACGGTCCAGTTCGAAAATATAACAGTACCGTCAAGTGCAGCTTTAATGGTCTCATTTTCCTTTGCAACAATATCAATCCCAAAATGATTTTCAGATAGGGAGAAGAAAGTTGTCACAATCCCTTTTATGGGTGAGAAGAAAGTAAGATTTGCGGATCTGTTTTCGTCGTAAAGATTTTTATTGTCTTCAAGATAAATGTTATATTTTGTCTGATTTTCATATTCGAGTCTAAAAATTGAGTCTTCAGCCGATCGGCTAAGGGTAATCGAATCATAATTAAGATGAGTCATATTATCCGCATCATCAATCATTTCATCTATAATGGGATTGCCCTCAATGATGTTCTTTAAATTTATAAAATAAAGGTCTTTTTGTGCAAATGATCTCTCCAATGAGTCTGATTTATTTTGAAGATCATATACTTGTTGGTAAAGATCCAAATCAGTATATCCGGGAATGTATTCTCTCAGTGGGGTTAATGAAATTAAAAGGGTAGTTAGTAAAATTAATAGAATTGTTGTAGATCCTACTACAATGAAAACGTTAAGTCTTGTAAGTCGTATAGATAGTCTTTCTTCAAAGGTGATGTCATTCATGATCACCAAGCGGTATTTATCTCTTAAACGATAATACCATTTATTTTTTTTATTTTCCTCTCTAATCTGTGGCATAATACTTTCAAACTGACATGCCAAAGATACAAAATGTATTAAAGCTTCTCTTCAAATTGATAGTAGCTAATTGGAAAAAATAAAATATTTTTGTCAAATAAGAGTTATAATGCAAAAAGACCCTATTTTGAAATTATCACGCATCACTAATTTTTATCTTTTTTACTTTGGGATAGCCCTTTTGCTTTTCCTTCAATCTTGTTCTGTAAAAAAGAATAATTTGGGCAATAGGGTTTATCATAATATTACCGCTCATTACAATGCTTACTGGAATGGGAAAGAAAGTTATAAGGAAGGATTGAAGCAATTAAATTCTTCTCTGCGGAATAATTATTCTGAAATCTTACCCATTTTCAATTACGGAACCGATCAGGATGCAAAAGCACTGATCCCCTTTATGGAAAGAGCCATTCAGAAATCTTCCGTTGTTATTCAGCAGCATTCAATGCGATTTAAAAATAAGGAGTACAATCGTTGGGTTGATGATGCTTACCTGTTACTTGGCAAGTCTTATTTTTATTTGGGCGAATATGTGAGTGCACGCAGAACTTTTGAGTTCATAATCGATGGGTTCAAATCTACTCCAGCTGAGTACGAAGCGATGCTTTGGTTAGTGAGAACCTATAACAGAACTAGGCAATTTGAAAAGTCCGGGCCTTTATTAAAGCAATTTCAAGATTTAATTGATTACGAAAAAGTTCCTTTGAGTCAGCAGCGCGAATTTCCGATGATTTATGCTAACTTTTACCTTCTTCAGGAGAAATATACAGAATCAGTTGATTTGTTAAATGATGCCATTGAAATCAATAATGATAAACAACTAATAACCCGATTGAAGTTTATTTTGGCTCAGGTTTATCAAAATCAAGGAAATCTGGAAGCTGCTTCCGAATTATATTTGGAAGTTGTTCATCGTAATCCTACATACGAAATGGCTTTTAATGCAAGAATAAATATGGCTAAAAGTTATTATGCCGGAGCCGGTAATTCTGATGAAATCATACAATCTTTAGAAGTACTGTTGAAAGATTCAAAAAATGAAGAGTTTCGTGATCAAATTTATCATGTTTTAGCCGAAATAGCCTTAAAAGAAGGTGACCAATCTTCTGCTATCAATTATTTAATTCAGGCCGTTGCTTTAAGCTCAAATAATAATTTTCAGAAAGTTGCTTCAAGTATTGCATTGGCTGATTCATATTTTAATAAAGGGATTTATAAGAATGCAAAATTGTATTATGATACAGCCTTGCAGGTAATGCCAATTGGATATCCTGATCAACAGGCTTTGATCGAGAGAACCAGGGTACTGGTTTCTTTGGTAGCTCATTTGGAAACTATTCAGTTGCAAGATTCTTTGCAGAAAATATCACGTATGCCGGAGGAAGAGAGACTGACAGTCATTGATGCAATCATTTCAGAAATCGCTTCTAAAGAAAAGGTGGAGCAAACAGAGCAGCTTGAGCGAATGCAAGACTTATCGATAGCAAGGCAACAGCAGAATACATTCTCGCAAAATCAGGGCAGCGGGGCATGGTATTTTTATAATCCGTCTACTCTCAGTTATGGATTTACCGAGTTTATTAGCAAATGGGGGAGAAGGCCGCTAGAAGACAATTGGCGACTTAGTCAAAAGCAAGTTCAAAATATGGGTTTTTCTGAAAATGCGAGCCGGCTTGAAATTCGTGATGAAGAAGATTTGAAATTGCAAGAAAAAGCTATCTCTAAAAAGGACAGGAATTATTATTTAAAAGACATTCCTTTAAATGAAATTCAGTTACAAGAATCGAATAATAAAATAATAGAGGCTTTATATCAATCGGCCATGCTTTTTAAAGAAGGACTGAAAGATACTGCACGTGCAATCGTGCAATTTGAAGCATTAATTCAAAATTATCCTGATAATGAATATAAAATACAGGCACATTATTATCTTCATAAGTTGTATTTATCAAGAGAACTCAATAAATCAACCTATTACAAACAACAACTTTTAAGTCAGTTTCCAAATAGTGATTATGCCAAAGTGATCATCAATCCTGATTACTTTAAGCAATCATCGGCACTAAGAAGCGAAATCGAGACCTTGTATTTTGACGCTTATCAGGCTCATGAGAATGAACAATATTATGTAAGTATCAATTTGTGTGATAGGGCAATTGCGAGTTATAACGATTCCATATTAATTCCTAAGTTCGAATATATTCGAGCACTTTCAATGGGTCGAATAGAAGAAGTGGATTCGCTCTTAATTAATCTGAAAAGAATCATTGCTAAGTATCCAGATAGTGAAGTTGTTCCACTGGCTAAAAACTTAATTTTTTATTTAAATTCAACAAGTACTCAAACAGGCAGGGATTCAATAGCAATGATGCCTGTTGAAGAAGAAATTATAGGTAATTTTTATTTTCATCCTGATACAACACATCTTTACATTTTGATTATTAATACGGAACGCGTAAATTTGGAAGCAGTTAAACTGAGATTGTCGGACTTTAATTTAAAACTTGCGTTTTTAAAACCATTGACAATTGCAAATTTTATTGTAAGCGAAAACAATAATTGGCTGGCAGTTATGGGCCTTGGAAACAAACAGGAAGCACAGGATTATATCAATGAAATGAATAAAGACGCATATGTACTGTCAATATTTAACAAAGAGGAATACAGACATTTCGTAATTTCGGCAAATAATTATTGGATATTACTGCAGGATAAAAATATAGATGAATATTTAAAGTTTTATTATAAACATTATCAAACAACCAATTAGGCATGGCTAAGAATGGAATTGTTGAAGCTTCTCCATCCAGAAACGCAATAGGAAATGGAACCATTATTAAAGGAGATATCGAATCCAACGGCGATTTTCGTATAGATGGTGAATTAACAGGAACTATTAGGACCAAAGGAAAAGTTGTGATTGGATCGACCGGGAAAATTGAAGGTGAAGTATTTTGTCAGAATGCGGATGTGGAAGGTATTGTAAATGCAAATATGACGGTTACGGATTTACTAACCCTCAAAGCTACTGCCCGATTAAATGGCGATGTCTCTACAAGTAAATTAGCCATTGAGCCCGGTGCACAATTTTTAGGATCTTGTAAAATGGGTTCAAACATTAAGAGCGGAATGAAATATCCAGTTAATGAAACCAAATTATAGGAAAAAGGATCTTAATGAGAGCCTGAAACTTTACTCAAGATATTCCAGCATTGCAATACAAATGCTGCTGATTATCTTAATTGGGGTTTTTGGTGGCATGAAAATTGACCAATGGATAGCATGGAAATTTCCAGTTTTTACAACCATTCTATCAGTTAGTGCAGTAATTTTATCCATTTACATTGTTACTAAAGATTTATGGGGAAAAAGTAAATTCAAATCGAATTAAAACATGAAATTAGCGTTTAACATATTTATCAAAAAATTAGTCATATTCACCCTGATAATTGGTATAATATCTTTTACCGTGGGTTCTTTTGTTCAAAAACAGTTTATGACTCCATCTTTGCCTTATTTGCTCATTTTTTTCTTTGCGGTCACAGCTTTCACTTTTTACCTGGCATTAAAAGCTTTTACACAAAAAACTTCCCGATTTGCGAATTTTTTTATGATTTCAGTGTTTGCAAAGATGCTACTTTATGTTTCAATCATCATCATTTATGCTTTTATCAACATAAGTGATATCATCAGTTTTATCATCACCTTCTTTATTTTTTATATTCTCTTTACATCATTTGAAACCTTAGCAATCATCAAGGCTCAAAAGGCGAACCGATAAATGATAACTACAATTACACGCTCTAGATATATTTTATTAGTATTGATGATTTTACCATCGATCATTTTTGCTCAAGATTTGAATGAGAAACATGCTGATTCAAAACTTAATACTGATTACATTAAGGATTACAAGCATTTATTTACAACGCGTTTATACTTGTTAAGCGAAAGCGTTGGGTTTACTATTAAACCAAGTAATCTGGAAGTACCACTCCGATATGTTCCAAATAATGACATCAAAAATGGGCTGGCATTTTTTCATAAATGGTATGGTGTTGGACTTGCTTTCAATAATCCATTCGCGGGCAATGATGTTGCAATAAAGGGGAAAAGTAAAATCGTTGATCTGAGAGTAAATGCATATGGACGAGCAATTTCGGCCGAGCTTGCCTTGCAGGATTATCAAGGCTTTTTCTTAAAAAACATGCTTGAACAACCCATTGCCTGGAATCCTGAAAGTGCATATTTGCTTCGCCCTGATATGCATATATTTTCCACAAGTGCCATCATGTATTATGTCGTTAATCATAAAAAACATTCGTTCAGGGCGGCATATCTACAAAATGAGCGTCAGCATAAGAGTTCAGGTTCTATCATTGTAATGCCTTCATTCGTGTACTTGAAATTGCAATCCGATTCTACATTGATACCTGATTTTTATAATTCAACTTATTTGGTAAAAGATAATGAACACATTGAAGATGGAAAGTTTTTAACCTATGGGGTATCCCTTGGATATTCGTATACTTATGTATTCTTTAAATATTTTTATGTA is a genomic window of Bacteroidota bacterium containing:
- a CDS encoding peptidoglycan DD-metalloendopeptidase family protein, giving the protein MPQIREENKKNKWYYRLRDKYRLVIMNDITFEERLSIRLTRLNVFIVVGSTTILLILLTTLLISLTPLREYIPGYTDLDLYQQVYDLQNKSDSLERSFAQKDLYFINLKNIIEGNPIIDEMIDDADNMTHLNYDSITLSRSAEDSIFRLEYENQTKYNIYLEDNKNLYDENRSANLTFFSPIKGIVTTFFSLSENHFGIDIVAKENETIKAALDGTVIFSNWTVETGYVLAIQHQNNYISFYKHNSVLLKKVGSFVKAGDPIAIIGESGELSTGPHLHFELWRSGSPVNPLDYMTFNE
- a CDS encoding tetratricopeptide repeat protein, yielding MQKDPILKLSRITNFYLFYFGIALLLFLQSCSVKKNNLGNRVYHNITAHYNAYWNGKESYKEGLKQLNSSLRNNYSEILPIFNYGTDQDAKALIPFMERAIQKSSVVIQQHSMRFKNKEYNRWVDDAYLLLGKSYFYLGEYVSARRTFEFIIDGFKSTPAEYEAMLWLVRTYNRTRQFEKSGPLLKQFQDLIDYEKVPLSQQREFPMIYANFYLLQEKYTESVDLLNDAIEINNDKQLITRLKFILAQVYQNQGNLEAASELYLEVVHRNPTYEMAFNARINMAKSYYAGAGNSDEIIQSLEVLLKDSKNEEFRDQIYHVLAEIALKEGDQSSAINYLIQAVALSSNNNFQKVASSIALADSYFNKGIYKNAKLYYDTALQVMPIGYPDQQALIERTRVLVSLVAHLETIQLQDSLQKISRMPEEERLTVIDAIISEIASKEKVEQTEQLERMQDLSIARQQQNTFSQNQGSGAWYFYNPSTLSYGFTEFISKWGRRPLEDNWRLSQKQVQNMGFSENASRLEIRDEEDLKLQEKAISKKDRNYYLKDIPLNEIQLQESNNKIIEALYQSAMLFKEGLKDTARAIVQFEALIQNYPDNEYKIQAHYYLHKLYLSRELNKSTYYKQQLLSQFPNSDYAKVIINPDYFKQSSALRSEIETLYFDAYQAHENEQYYVSINLCDRAIASYNDSILIPKFEYIRALSMGRIEEVDSLLINLKRIIAKYPDSEVVPLAKNLIFYLNSTSTQTGRDSIAMMPVEEEIIGNFYFHPDTTHLYILIINTERVNLEAVKLRLSDFNLKLAFLKPLTIANFIVSENNNWLAVMGLGNKQEAQDYINEMNKDAYVLSIFNKEEYRHFVISANNYWILLQDKNIDEYLKFYYKHYQTTN
- a CDS encoding polymer-forming cytoskeletal protein — its product is MAKNGIVEASPSRNAIGNGTIIKGDIESNGDFRIDGELTGTIRTKGKVVIGSTGKIEGEVFCQNADVEGIVNANMTVTDLLTLKATARLNGDVSTSKLAIEPGAQFLGSCKMGSNIKSGMKYPVNETKL
- a CDS encoding AtpZ/AtpI family protein, coding for MKPNYRKKDLNESLKLYSRYSSIAIQMLLIILIGVFGGMKIDQWIAWKFPVFTTILSVSAVILSIYIVTKDLWGKSKFKSN
- a CDS encoding DUF4421 domain-containing protein, with product MITTITRSRYILLVLMILPSIIFAQDLNEKHADSKLNTDYIKDYKHLFTTRLYLLSESVGFTIKPSNLEVPLRYVPNNDIKNGLAFFHKWYGVGLAFNNPFAGNDVAIKGKSKIVDLRVNAYGRAISAELALQDYQGFFLKNMLEQPIAWNPESAYLLRPDMHIFSTSAIMYYVVNHKKHSFRAAYLQNERQHKSSGSIIVMPSFVYLKLQSDSTLIPDFYNSTYLVKDNEHIEDGKFLTYGVSLGYSYTYVFFKYFYVNLSLIPGVFVQNYDYESGLGSDKGAKLSALWLGRVAFGFNSDFIYLGIGGVHGFNPSKFNIGQTNFNYDMNQIRVWIGTRF